In Acidaminococcus timonensis, one DNA window encodes the following:
- a CDS encoding TerB N-terminal domain-containing protein, with protein sequence MEFEKKTPEEKARTFQLLQKLYAAEPIRPKDRPRTQPLPEPLARLRAMQQDETSSYETTAQLFVRQGRALEDYEDDAVYDLPVLHYYPTYRVLTDPELRGYFGWRTRLRHHDLERTSLTYAFLYIYELLNQIGVKDPMEGYRKLCAFHQEYRLLDARIDPYLHQWLRDYVLYYQLDPGLLPRSKRMEQDRALLTLQDWQQADDQAIFDALDLFSTYRLTRSRLYKVDPERTVHLFSRIYRGLQVYYARHRKKKTFLDEFLGHPTYDWLDLFANAVFLKLPDRRQFTVEETPLCIYKDDEGNWTLRRFNYEAKCLKKLGKLMKSLDGLLREALHVAPAVQQPFSYVWLTKLVGDVVAADNRERKEREARRVVFHPEALDRIRREAAVTRERLMTEEERREEALPAESLPGEPRTASPGQGKTEPLETEPLEGAPDVPGWAPAAPETAPAPSAPAAGKNPWNLTEDELHYLRDLLTGGDTSWVAARGLMPSLLVDGINEKCYGEFGDTVLEAGDPPSVIEDYKEDLKGQLEP encoded by the coding sequence GTGGAATTCGAGAAAAAGACCCCGGAGGAAAAGGCCCGGACCTTCCAGCTGCTGCAGAAGCTGTATGCGGCGGAGCCCATCAGGCCCAAGGACCGGCCCCGGACTCAGCCTCTGCCGGAACCCCTTGCCCGGCTCCGGGCCATGCAGCAGGATGAGACTTCGTCCTACGAAACCACGGCCCAGCTGTTTGTGCGCCAGGGCAGAGCCCTGGAGGACTACGAGGACGATGCCGTCTACGACCTTCCGGTGCTCCATTACTATCCCACCTACCGGGTGCTTACGGACCCGGAGCTGCGGGGGTATTTCGGCTGGCGCACCCGGCTGCGCCACCATGACCTGGAGCGGACCTCCCTGACCTATGCCTTTCTCTATATCTATGAACTGCTGAACCAGATCGGCGTGAAGGATCCCATGGAGGGCTACCGGAAACTTTGTGCCTTTCACCAGGAATACCGGCTCCTGGATGCCCGGATCGATCCGTACCTGCACCAGTGGCTGCGGGATTATGTGCTGTATTACCAGCTGGATCCCGGACTGCTGCCCAGGTCGAAACGGATGGAACAGGACAGGGCCCTGCTGACCCTGCAGGACTGGCAGCAGGCCGATGATCAGGCCATTTTCGATGCCCTGGATCTCTTTTCCACCTACCGGCTGACCCGGTCCAGGCTATACAAGGTGGACCCGGAACGGACGGTCCATCTGTTTTCTCGGATCTATCGGGGGCTGCAGGTCTATTATGCCAGGCACCGGAAGAAAAAGACCTTCCTGGACGAATTCCTGGGCCATCCCACCTACGACTGGCTGGATCTGTTTGCCAACGCCGTATTCCTGAAACTGCCGGACAGGCGGCAGTTCACGGTGGAGGAGACGCCCCTTTGCATCTACAAGGACGATGAAGGGAACTGGACGCTGCGCCGGTTCAATTATGAGGCCAAATGCCTGAAGAAGCTGGGCAAGCTCATGAAGAGCCTCGACGGTCTCCTGCGGGAGGCCCTCCACGTGGCACCGGCGGTGCAGCAGCCCTTTTCCTATGTCTGGCTGACGAAACTGGTGGGCGATGTGGTGGCTGCCGACAACCGGGAACGGAAGGAACGGGAAGCCCGCCGGGTGGTGTTCCATCCGGAAGCCCTGGACAGGATCCGCCGGGAAGCGGCGGTGACCCGGGAGCGGCTGATGACCGAGGAGGAACGGCGGGAGGAGGCCCTGCCCGCGGAAAGCCTGCCGGGGGAACCCCGGACCGCGTCTCCGGGACAGGGGAAAACAGAACCCCTGGAAACGGAACCTCTGGAAGGGGCGCCCGACGTCCCCGGCTGGGCACCTGCCGCCCCGGAAACGGCACCTGCTCCCTCGGCTCCGGCTGCCGGGAAGAATCCCTGGAACCTGACGGAGGATGAACTCCACTACCTGCGGGATCTGCTTACAGGGGGGGATACCTCCTGGGTGGCGGCCAGGGGGCTGATGCCTTCGCTCCTGGTGGACGGGATCAATGAAAAATGCTACGGGGAGTTCGGGGATACGGTGCTGGAAGCCGGAGACCCGCCCTCGGTGATCGAAGATTATAAAGAGGATTTGAAAGGACAACTGGAACCATGA
- a CDS encoding DEAD/DEAH box helicase, producing the protein MSIFDQYAPFVQDFIYRQGWSELRPIQVAAGDVILHTDQNLLLTASTASGKTEAAFFPILSQFAQDPPKSVGCIYIGPLKALINDQFQRLQPLCQEGHIPVWHWHGDVSQSHKAKLMRHPSGILQITPESLEALLLHKHMAIPKLFGDLRFVVIDEVHSLLRGDRGGQTLCLIQRLSRLAGVNPRRIGLSATLGDPQRVGEFLSLGTGRKTLIPQVKAPGAKWRLSMEHFYVKDAQAGEDRTDIRGLPALDQKTDTAPVQADPGLGYIFEHTRGKKCLVFVNSREECEGVTTSLRQYCELRHEPDRFLIHHGNLSAAVRETAEELMKDESRNLTTVTTSTLELGIDIGRLERAFQIDAPWTVSSFLQRMGRTGRRDLPPEMWFVIREDEPEIRALLPATIPWKLLQGIALIQLYLEEKWVEPPRLDRLPYSLLYHQTMSVLASNGELSPAALADRVLRLSYFHRISQEDYKVLLQYLIAEDHIERTEQGGLMVGLAGERVISSFKFYGVFQENEEYTVRCDSEELGTVVAPPPPGEKIAIAGHVWRVLEVDRKRHVIYCEMVKGKVPAYFGECPGDLHTRVLERMRRVLQEDRSYPYLMKNAVARLQQARHTAVASGAAEKPLIQLGGNMWCLLPWLGTYGFLAMERFLNLKCARRLGLKKLDPFRPFFMQFTMDADEKTFYRVVKEEIEKDIDPLDLVYPQEVPVFDKYDEYLPEQLIRKGFALGVLNLDDVRKRIREWGNEG; encoded by the coding sequence ATGAGTATCTTTGACCAGTATGCACCTTTTGTGCAGGATTTCATTTACCGGCAGGGCTGGTCGGAACTGCGGCCCATCCAGGTGGCTGCGGGGGATGTGATCCTCCATACGGACCAGAACCTTCTTTTGACGGCCTCCACGGCTTCGGGCAAGACGGAGGCAGCGTTCTTTCCCATCCTGAGCCAGTTTGCCCAGGACCCGCCCAAAAGCGTGGGCTGCATTTACATCGGTCCCCTGAAGGCCCTGATCAACGACCAGTTCCAGCGGCTGCAGCCTCTGTGCCAGGAAGGGCACATCCCTGTGTGGCACTGGCACGGGGATGTGTCCCAGTCCCACAAGGCCAAGCTCATGCGCCATCCGTCGGGTATCCTGCAGATTACCCCGGAAAGCCTGGAGGCCCTGCTGCTGCACAAGCACATGGCCATTCCCAAACTGTTCGGGGATCTGCGGTTCGTGGTCATCGACGAGGTCCATTCTTTGCTGCGGGGGGACCGGGGCGGCCAGACCCTGTGCCTGATCCAGCGGCTTTCCCGGCTGGCAGGGGTGAATCCCCGGCGGATCGGCCTGTCGGCCACACTGGGGGATCCCCAGCGGGTGGGGGAGTTCCTGTCTCTTGGTACGGGCCGGAAGACCCTGATCCCCCAGGTGAAGGCCCCCGGTGCCAAATGGCGGCTTTCCATGGAGCACTTTTACGTGAAGGATGCCCAGGCCGGGGAGGACCGGACGGATATCAGGGGGCTTCCGGCCCTGGATCAGAAGACGGACACGGCACCGGTGCAGGCGGACCCGGGACTGGGCTACATCTTCGAGCATACCCGGGGCAAGAAATGCCTGGTGTTCGTCAATTCCCGAGAAGAATGTGAAGGGGTGACTACCAGCCTGCGCCAGTACTGCGAGCTGCGCCATGAACCGGATCGGTTCCTGATCCACCACGGTAATCTGTCGGCGGCGGTGCGGGAAACGGCGGAAGAACTGATGAAGGACGAAAGCAGGAACCTGACTACGGTGACCACTTCCACCCTGGAACTGGGCATCGACATCGGACGGCTGGAAAGGGCCTTCCAGATCGATGCGCCCTGGACCGTATCTTCCTTCCTCCAGCGCATGGGGCGGACCGGGCGCCGGGATCTGCCGCCGGAGATGTGGTTCGTGATCCGGGAGGATGAGCCGGAGATCCGGGCGCTGCTGCCTGCCACCATCCCCTGGAAACTGCTCCAGGGAATCGCCCTGATCCAGCTGTACCTGGAGGAAAAATGGGTGGAACCGCCCCGGCTGGACCGGCTGCCCTACAGCCTGTTGTACCACCAGACCATGAGCGTGCTGGCCAGCAACGGGGAACTGTCTCCGGCGGCCCTGGCAGACCGGGTGTTGCGGCTCAGCTATTTCCATCGGATCAGCCAGGAAGACTACAAGGTGCTGCTCCAGTACCTGATCGCGGAGGATCATATTGAACGGACGGAGCAGGGGGGCCTGATGGTGGGCCTTGCGGGGGAGCGGGTGATCAGCTCCTTCAAATTCTACGGGGTGTTCCAGGAAAACGAGGAATACACGGTGCGCTGCGATTCGGAAGAACTGGGCACCGTGGTGGCACCTCCTCCTCCCGGGGAGAAGATCGCCATTGCCGGCCATGTGTGGCGGGTGCTGGAGGTGGACCGGAAACGGCATGTGATCTACTGCGAAATGGTGAAGGGCAAAGTCCCGGCTTATTTCGGGGAATGCCCCGGGGATCTGCATACCCGGGTGCTGGAGCGCATGCGTAGGGTGCTGCAGGAGGACCGGAGCTATCCCTATCTGATGAAGAATGCAGTGGCCCGGCTGCAGCAGGCCCGGCACACGGCGGTGGCCTCGGGGGCAGCGGAAAAGCCCCTGATCCAGCTGGGAGGCAACATGTGGTGCCTCCTGCCCTGGCTGGGGACCTACGGCTTTTTGGCCATGGAACGGTTCCTGAACCTGAAATGCGCCCGGCGGCTGGGACTGAAGAAGCTGGATCCCTTCCGGCCCTTCTTTATGCAGTTCACCATGGACGCGGATGAAAAGACCTTTTACCGGGTGGTGAAGGAAGAAATCGAAAAGGACATCGATCCTCTGGACCTGGTGTATCCCCAGGAGGTGCCGGTGTTCGACAAATACGATGAATACCTGCCGGAGCAGCTGATCAGAAAAGGGTTCGCTCTGGGGGTCTTGAACCTGGATGACGTGCGGAAGCGGATCCGGGAATGGGGGAATGAAGGATGA
- a CDS encoding MATE family efflux transporter has product MTEVQSRRHGLDMLHGSIADKLFLFAMPIGLMGLFEQLFNSMDVFILGHFVGKDAMAAVGNNMPVIGLLVTLLIGISLGANVVIAQYLGAKKQDKVEETVQTAIFMAIGLGVLLSIVGQLIAHPALKILDVPEEVHDLAATYLRIFLLGMPFLTLYNFEAAIFRSCGDGKTPLYSLVAANILNITLDLLSVTVLDLGLTGVVSATVLSFAVNSLFLFVLLCRTPQPVRLQRHHMRFSRVEFRNIIKIGLPAGIQGMVFAVSNVVIQSSLNSLGTAVMAAAAAGVIIEFNIYCFVNGFSQATTTFVGQNYGARKLDRCLRTTKAAFWVEGLFLLCITTPIVLFGRQIISLFNPDPEVIRLGVERIHLVATTLYLNGMLDILSGALRGYGYALPPAIVAILGICGVRLVYIFTVFAKYRDYLVLLLAYPLSWFVATVVLAVVYVHCRKYIVRSME; this is encoded by the coding sequence ATGACGGAAGTTCAGAGCAGACGGCACGGCCTGGACATGCTCCACGGCTCCATTGCAGACAAACTGTTTCTTTTTGCCATGCCCATCGGGCTCATGGGGCTGTTCGAACAGCTGTTCAACAGCATGGATGTGTTCATCCTGGGCCATTTTGTGGGGAAGGACGCCATGGCTGCGGTGGGCAACAACATGCCCGTCATCGGCCTTTTGGTGACGCTGCTGATCGGGATCTCCCTGGGGGCCAATGTGGTAATTGCCCAGTATCTGGGGGCCAAAAAGCAGGACAAGGTGGAAGAGACGGTGCAGACCGCCATCTTTATGGCCATCGGGCTGGGGGTGCTGCTCAGCATCGTGGGGCAGCTGATCGCCCATCCGGCCCTGAAGATCCTGGATGTACCGGAGGAGGTCCACGACCTGGCGGCCACCTACCTGCGGATCTTCCTGCTGGGCATGCCCTTCCTGACCCTGTACAACTTCGAGGCGGCCATCTTCCGCAGCTGCGGAGACGGGAAAACCCCTCTCTACAGCCTGGTGGCGGCCAATATCCTGAACATCACCCTGGACCTGCTTTCGGTGACGGTGCTGGATCTGGGACTGACCGGGGTGGTCAGTGCCACGGTGCTGAGCTTTGCGGTGAACTCCCTGTTCCTGTTTGTGCTGCTGTGCCGCACGCCCCAGCCCGTCCGGCTCCAGCGGCACCATATGCGGTTCAGCCGGGTGGAGTTCCGGAACATCATCAAGATCGGGCTTCCGGCCGGCATCCAGGGCATGGTGTTCGCCGTGAGCAACGTGGTGATCCAGTCTTCCCTCAACAGCCTGGGAACCGCTGTGATGGCTGCTGCTGCGGCCGGGGTGATCATCGAGTTCAACATCTACTGCTTTGTGAACGGGTTCAGCCAGGCCACCACCACCTTTGTGGGACAGAACTACGGGGCCCGGAAACTGGACCGGTGCCTGCGCACCACCAAAGCGGCCTTCTGGGTGGAGGGACTGTTTCTTTTGTGCATCACCACGCCCATTGTGCTGTTCGGGCGGCAGATCATCAGCCTGTTCAATCCCGATCCGGAGGTCATCCGCCTGGGGGTGGAGCGGATCCATCTGGTTGCCACCACCCTGTACCTGAACGGGATGCTGGATATCCTGTCCGGGGCCCTGCGGGGGTACGGGTATGCGCTGCCTCCGGCCATTGTGGCCATCCTGGGCATCTGCGGCGTGCGGCTGGTGTACATCTTTACCGTGTTCGCCAAATACCGGGACTACCTGGTGCTGCTGCTGGCCTATCCCCTGAGCTGGTTCGTTGCCACGGTGGTGCTGGCCGTGGTGTACGTCCATTGCCGGAAATACATCGTCAGGAGCATGGAATGA
- a CDS encoding ATP-binding protein: MTVKIPKRIARTLISSLKGGVVPRIGLPYITVGRKNEIDALLHDVEVIADGGASFRFIVGRYGSGKSFLLQTLRNYVMERNFVVVDGDLSPERRLQGTKGQGLATYRELVRNMATKTRPEGGALPLILDRWISQVQQQVMEEKGLSLTDGRLDGLVEQKIGQVIDALNEMVHGFDFARLLTLYYQSYRQGDESTKARVIKWFRGEYHTKTEARQELGVNIIISDEDWYEYLKIFALFLKQAGYAGLLVCIDELVNIYKIPHAITRQYNYEKILTMYNDTLQGKARYLGIIMGGTPQCMEDPRRGVYSYEALRSRLAEGHFGGEHRDLLAPVIRLQPLTGDEMLILIEKLAQIHGVLYGYEPHVTEQDLGDFIQIEFSRIGADSHITPREVIRDFIEVLDILYQHPELKVAELLHSEGFQYAKNEVESQETAPEFAEFTV; this comes from the coding sequence ATGACAGTGAAAATACCCAAACGGATTGCCCGGACCCTGATCAGTTCCCTGAAGGGCGGGGTGGTGCCCCGGATCGGGCTGCCCTATATTACGGTGGGACGGAAAAATGAAATCGATGCCCTGCTCCACGACGTGGAAGTCATCGCCGACGGCGGGGCTTCCTTCCGGTTCATCGTGGGCCGGTACGGCAGCGGCAAAAGCTTCCTGCTCCAGACCCTGCGCAATTATGTGATGGAACGGAATTTTGTGGTGGTGGACGGGGATCTGTCCCCGGAGCGGCGGCTGCAGGGAACAAAGGGCCAGGGCCTGGCCACCTACCGGGAGCTGGTGCGGAATATGGCCACGAAGACCCGGCCGGAAGGGGGCGCCCTGCCCCTGATCCTGGACCGGTGGATCAGCCAGGTCCAGCAGCAGGTCATGGAGGAGAAGGGTCTTTCTCTGACTGACGGCCGGCTGGATGGGCTGGTGGAACAGAAAATCGGCCAGGTCATCGATGCTCTGAACGAAATGGTCCACGGGTTTGACTTTGCCCGGCTGCTGACCCTGTATTACCAGAGCTATCGCCAGGGGGATGAATCCACCAAGGCCAGGGTGATCAAGTGGTTCCGGGGAGAGTACCACACCAAGACGGAAGCCCGGCAGGAACTGGGAGTGAATATCATCATCTCCGACGAGGACTGGTATGAATACCTGAAGATCTTTGCCCTGTTCCTGAAACAGGCCGGGTATGCCGGGCTGCTGGTGTGCATCGACGAGCTGGTGAACATCTACAAGATCCCTCACGCCATCACCCGGCAGTATAACTATGAAAAGATCCTGACCATGTACAACGATACCCTTCAGGGCAAGGCCCGTTACCTGGGCATCATCATGGGGGGCACGCCCCAGTGTATGGAAGATCCCCGGCGGGGGGTGTACAGCTACGAAGCCCTGCGGTCCCGGCTGGCGGAAGGTCATTTCGGCGGGGAACACAGAGACCTGCTGGCTCCGGTGATCCGGCTGCAGCCGCTGACCGGTGACGAAATGCTGATCCTGATCGAAAAACTGGCCCAGATCCACGGGGTGCTGTACGGATACGAACCCCATGTGACGGAACAGGACCTGGGGGATTTCATCCAGATCGAATTCAGCCGCATCGGGGCCGATTCCCACATCACGCCCCGGGAGGTGATCCGGGATTTCATCGAGGTGCTGGACATCCTGTACCAGCATCCGGAACTGAAGGTGGCGGAGCTGCTCCATTCCGAGGGGTTCCAGTATGCGAAGAATGAGGTGGAAAGCCAGGAGACGGCTCCTGAATTTGCGGAGTTCACGGTGTAG